A stretch of the Lolium perenne isolate Kyuss_39 chromosome 3, Kyuss_2.0, whole genome shotgun sequence genome encodes the following:
- the LOC127339767 gene encoding uncharacterized protein: protein MPPRRRPASGYHGVRARPSGRFYAEIRSGDERIRLGTFDTAHEAARAYDAVAWQLGRSRRSMNFHDVWTREQTKMLAPPPAITREQQRRQREMEQRLLIAERDEALRLEWARRFPEDVAATEAFYAQKEEEKIGMEQKDTGVWNNAGLTRII, encoded by the exons ATGCCTCCGCGACGCCGCCCCGCCTCCGGCTACCACGGCGTTCGGGCGCGGCCGAGCGGCCGGTTCTACGCCGAAATACGATCCGGCGACGAGCGGATCCGCCTCGGCACGTTTGATacggcgcacgaggcggcgcgggcgTACGACGCCGTCGCCTGGCAGCTCGGCCGCTCCCGCCGGTCCATGAATTTTCATGATGTCTGGACGCGGGAGCAGACGAagatgctcgcgccgccgccggccatcaCGCGCGAGCAGCAGCGCCGCCAACGGGAGATGGAGCAGCGCCTTCtgatcgccgagcgcgacgaggccCTCCGCCTCGAGTGGGCGCGCCGATTCCCGGAAGACGTCGCCGCCACCGAAGCCTTCTACgcgcagaaggaggaggagaag ATTGGGATGGAGCAGAAGGATACCGGAGTCTGGAACAACGCCGGCCTGACGCGGATCATCTGA
- the LOC139838085 gene encoding uncharacterized protein → MGDNRDLAKALEKLAELITTKGDGGGSAGGGAIVPHTIIGQKLELPANEIKLEGVANYLRWSRRALLILNSKGLDERVSGEAAEPADKTSPEWKQWNAINSLIVAWLLNSLVPNIAASVEALTKASEVWDTLSNLYSGKGNIMLIAEIEDKVHDLQQGNKTVMAYVAELQHLWGDLDHVDPLELAHGECVSAAASWIERRRVMKFLKGLNQDFEGRRAALLHQTTTPSLKEAIAAMSREEVRLNMTKGSDSVPHPTFYTNERQEMRDCYTCGQKGHLKHQCTSFATSSRGRGGYTHGRGSYRGRGDGRGSGQPYGQHHGRGGGQHYGRGSGQPYGYQYGRGGGQQHAISPKAHMAAASESTTSTSQGQSKEQGQNEATFGNSAHYVYKDEGNIDRVSMATHNANSDWILDSGASKHVTGNISEFDSYTQYPSTHRGTIQTADGTAQSIKGEGSVQCTPNIKLSSVLHVPAFPERESSKKIGTATRHRGLWHIDRDKMGHDASSVLAAIVQVIRTDNGTEYINKPFAAFLSSQGILHQTSCPDTPPQNGVAERKNRHILENAFKDSRQKGYKCWSPTDRRTFVSMDVTFRESEPFYDGESDLSGLFQGLDHLGDAQEGEQQQGADQEQQDGDQQQHQQFPIVAEIPAIPGTPTPPRPVPPQRWLQNPLVYSRRQVQREQVDAPEEQQDQGQGEQPIGPENQGSTSVDSAEENQSQTESNNSLDLPIAIRKGIRNVGPPKRLSYDDYDIGNYISYEALSPTFRAFVASLQTVSVPKDWKAARLDPRWCNAMMEELEALKKNKTWELTDLPKGKNTVGCKWIYSVKQNAEGKVERYKARLVARGYSQTYGIDYDETFAPVAKMSTVRILISCAANFGWPLHQLDVKNAFLHGDLQEEVYMEMPPGFVRPETKGKNCMVNYGAMTTFSYPTKH, encoded by the exons ATGGGGGACAACAGGGATTTGGCCAAGGCTCTGGAGAAGCTGGCAGAACTTATCACTACcaaaggagatggaggaggatctGCTGGAGGGGGAGCAATCGTTCCCCATACCATCATCGGTCAGAAACTTGAGCTGCCGGCGAATGAAATCAAGTTGGAAGGAGTGGCCAACTATCTCCGGTGGTCAAGGAGGGCGCTGTTGATTTTGAACTCGAAAGGGCTGGATGAACGTGTGAGTGGTGAAGCTGCAGAACCAGCAGACAAGACCAGTCCGGAATGGAAACAGTGGAATGCCATAAACTCTCTGATTGTGGCATGGTTGCTTAACTCTTTGGTTCCTAACATTGCTGCTTCTGTAGAGGCACTCACAAAAGCTTCAGAGGTATGGGACACCCTATCAAATCTTTATTCTGGAAAGGGGAACATTATGTTGATTGCTGAGATTGAGGATAAAGTGCATGACTTGCAACAAGGAAACAAAACTGTGATGGCATATGTGGCTGAGTTGCAGCATCTTTGGGGAGATTTAGATCATGTTGATCCTCTGGAACTTGCCCATGGGGAATGTGTGAGTGCTGCTGCAAGCTGGATTGAACGTCGGCGAGTCATGAAGTTCTTGAAGGGTCTTAATCAAGATTTTGAGGGGAGAAGGGCTGCTTTACTGCATCAAACCACTACCCCTTCTCTCAAAGAAGCCATTGCAGCTATGTCCAGAGAGGAAGTGCGTCTGAATATGACAAAGGGAAGCGATTCTGTCCCTCATCCAACCTTCTACACTAACGAGAGACAAGAGATGAGAGACTGCTATACTTGTGGGCAGAAGGGACACTTGAAGCATCAGTGTACCTCCTTTGCTACATCCAGTAGGGGGAGAGGAGGATACACACATGGCAGAGGAAGCTACAGAGGAAGAGGTGATGGCAGAGGTAGTGGACAGCCATATGGACAGCACCATGGAAGAGGTGGTGGACAGCACTATGGCAGGGGTAGTGGACAGCCATATGGATATCAGTATGGCAGGGGTGGAGGACAGCAGCACGCTATATCACCCAAGGCACATATGGCAGCAGCTTCAGAGTCAACTACCAGTACCTCTCAGGGACAATCAAAGGAACAAGGACAAAATGAAGCAACCTTTGGGAACTCTGCTCACTATGTCTACAAAGATGAAGGTAATATTGATAGAGTTTCTATGGCCACTCATAATGCTAATTCAGATTGGAttcttgattctggagcatccaaACATGTTACTGGAAATATTAGTGAGTTTGACTCTTATACTCAGTATCCTTCCACACATAGAGGCACTATCCAAACAGCTGATGGCACAGCACAATCTATAAAAGGGGAGGGGTCGGTGCAATGTACACCCAACATAAAATTGTCATCAGTTCTACATGTTCCTGCTTTTCCA GAAAGGGAGAGCAGCAAGAAGATTGGGACTGCAACCAGGCATAGAGGTCTTTGGCACATAGATCGTGACAAGATGGGGCATGATGCTAGTTCTGTGCTTGCTGCGATT GTGCAAGTGATCAGAACTGATAATGGTACTGAATATATCAACAAACCTTTTGCTGCTTTCTTATCTTCGCAAGGTATACTGCACCAGACTTCATGTCCTGACACTCCTCCCCAGAATGGAGTTGCTGAGCGGAAGAATAGGCACATTCTTGAA AATGCCTTCAAAGATTCTAG ACAGAAGGGTTACAAGTGTTGGAGTCCCACTGACAGGAGGACATTTGTAAGCATGGATGTTACGTTTCGCGAGTCAGAACCATTTTATGACGGTGAGAGTGATCTTAGTGGCTTGTTCCAGGGGCTTGACCATCTTGGTGATGCTCAAGAGGGGGAGCAACAGCAAGGTGCTGATCAAGAGCAGCAAGATGGTGaccaacaacaacatcaacaatTTCCTATTGTTGCGGAGATTCCTGCAATTCCTGGTACACCTACACCACCTAGACCTGTACCACCACAAAGATGGCTGCAGAATCCACTTGTGTACTCTAGAAGACAAGTACAAAGGGAACAAGTAGATGCACCGGAGGAGCAACAAGACCAGGGGCAGGGGGAGCAACCCATTGGACCAGAAAATCAAGGAAGTACAAGTGTAGATTCTGCAGAGGAGAATCAATCTCAGACTGAGTCCAATAATAGCCTAGACTTGCCAATTGCAATAAGGAAAGGGATAAGAAATGTTGGGCCCCCAAAGCGACTGAGTTATGATGACTATGACATAGGAAATTATATTTCCTACGAGGCATTGTCACCCACTTTTCGGGCTTTTGTTGCTTCACTGCAAACTGTATCTGTTCCTAAGGATTGGAAGGCAGCCAGGTTGGACCCGAGATGGTGCAATGCTATGATGGAAGAGTTAGAGGCcttgaagaaaaataaaacatgggagTTAACAGATCTCCCTAAAGGAAAGAATACAGTAGGCTGTAAGTGGATCTATTCTGTAAAACAAAATGCAGAAGGAAAAGTGGAGAGATATAAGGCAAGACTTGTGGCAAGAGGATATAGTCAGACTTATGgcattgactatgatgagacattTGCACCAGTGGCAAAAATGAGCACTGTCAGAATTTTGATCTCTTGTGCAGCAAATTTCGGATGGCCCTTGCATCAACTTGATGTCAAAAATGCATTTCTGCATGGTGATCTTCAAGAGGAGGTGTATATGGAGATGCCACCAGGATTTGTCAGACCTGAAACTAAAGGGAAG AATTGCATGGTGAATTATGGAGCAATGACCACATTTTCTTATCCAACCAAGCATTGA
- the LOC127339768 gene encoding ethylene-responsive transcription factor ERF110-like: MPPRRRPASGYHGVRARPSGRFDAEIRSGDERIRLGTFDTAHEAARAYDAVAWQLGRSRRSMNFHDVWTREQTEMLAPPPAITREQQRRQREMEQRLLIAERDEALRLEWARRFPEDVAATEAFYAQKEEEKFV; encoded by the exons ATGCCTCCGCGACGCCGCCCCGCCTCCGGCTACCACGGCGTTCGGGCGCGGCCGAGCGGCCGGTTCGACGCCGAAATCCGCTCCGGCGACGAGCGGATCCGCCTCGGCACGTTTGATacggcgcacgaggcggcgcgggcgTACGACGCCGTCGCCTGGCAGCTCGGCCGCTCCCGCCGGTCCATGAATTTTCATGATGTCTGGACGCGGGAGCAGACGGagatgctcgcgccgccgccggccatcaCGCGCGAGCAGCAGCGCCGCCAACGGGAGATGGAGCAGCGCCTTCtgatcgccgagcgcgacgaggccCTCCGCCTCGAGTGGGCGCGCCGATTCCCGGAAGACGTCGCCGCCACCGAAGCCTTCTACgcgcagaaggaggaggagaag TTTGTTTGA